GAAGTTGGGGGAAAGGGGTTGGTATTGGTGGTTCAGTTATTCAGTTATTCAGTTCTGGGTTTGAATCACAGGATAGATAGCTGTTATCTGATGTACCAAATTACCAACCAGGTGTTATCTCTGACTGACTACTAGGATGATAGGGAAAGGGAAGCAACGCGATCGCGCAAAATTTCTGCCTGTTTTTCGGCTTCGGCTAAATTATCTCTCACACCTTGAACAACTTCCGGTGGAGCTTGCTCAACAAATTTAGCATTTGCCAGACGACCATTGAGGGATTGGATTTCACCTTCAATTTTGCTGAGACGTTTCTGCAATTTCCCTGTGAATGCTTCAATATCCACTACCCCAGTTAAGGGTAGAATCACTTGAATCGTACCTACCACGCTGGCAATGACTTTTTCCTGGGTTGTGACAGTTGGTGTAGTTGTTTCTGGGGCAGGAACGGGAGTTTTCTTCCCATATTTGATACTTCGCCAAACAAACCAACCACTGTAACCTAAACCGACTGTCTCAAAAAATGCTCCCAACAGGGGAATATCGTTAATTGTGTTGGCGATCGCCCACCCTAAACGCAGAGCATAAATCCCCAGGATAATTAAACCGATTTTTTTCCAGTTAACCTTAGCTTTATCCTTGACAGTTGCTACTTTTGGTGTTTCTGGGGCAGCAATAGTTAAAGTTTCTACCTTTGCCAAATCCTGGAGATAGCTGGCTCCCTGGGCAATAATTTCCCGTTCTTGGGCATTTTCACTTTGCAGCTTAATCGTAATTTTCGCACCAGGTTTGACATCTGCCTCCGCCCGTAAATTGCGAATTGTGCGAATCGTCGCAAACAGTAACTCAAACTGCGATTCCACCGCAGAATTAATCAAACTACTATCCACCTGGGGATAAAGTTGCAGCGCCAAACTTTGCTGAGAATCTTCCCCCTGTTGGGTCAGGGTATGCCAAATTTCTTCGGTAATATGGGGCATGAAGGGGTGAAGTAACTTTAAAATCCCTTCCAATATATGAGCTAGAATTTGCTGGGCAACACGACGAGATGCAGCATCCGCAGTCGGTTGTAAGCGAGATTTCACCAGTTCAATATACCAATCACAGAAATCACCCCAAATAAACTCATATAAACCCTTGGCAGTTTCCCCCAACGCATAGTTATCCATGTAATTGGTACTTTGTTGAATCACCTGGTGGTAACGGGAGAGAATCCATTGATCACAAAGTTCCGTGGGGACTGGTGTACCCAATTGCTGCGGGGTTTGTCCATCCAGATTCATCATCACAAACCGGGCTGCATTCCACAACTTGTTAGCGAAATTGCGCGATGCTTCCACAGAAGAGGACTGATTTTTCTGGCGATCGTAATCCATACGAATATCTTGCCCTGCTCCCGCAACTTCCTTAATTAGGGTATAACGCAAAGCATCCGTACCATACTTATCAATCAACAATAGGGGGTCAATTCCATTACCCTTAGATTTAGATTGTTTTTGTCCCTTTTCATCCAACACCAAGCCGTGGATATAAACCTTTTCAAAGGGCATCTTCTCCGTGAAGTGACCAGCCATCATCGTCATTCTTGCTACCCAGAAAAAGATGATATCAAAGCCCGTCACTAGGGTGCTGGTTGGGTAATAGGTTGCTAAATCATCGGTTTGTGCGGGCCATCCCAGGGTAGAAAAGGGCCACAACCCGGAAGAAAACCAGGTATCCAAGACATCAGCATCCTGCTGAATCTGAACATTTTCCCCAAATTGGGCAACTAATTTTTCCCGTGCTTCCGTCTCATTGTGAGCCACAACAAAGGGTGTATTATCTGTGATTTCCCCATTTGTCTGACTAATGGCATACCATGCAGGAATTTGGTGTCCCCACCACAGCTGCCGGGAAATACACCAATCCTTTAATTTTACCAACCAGTCCCGGTATACCTTTGTCCAACGCTGGGGAATGAATTCCGGTGAATTTTGCCCGTCTAAAAATCCCAGAGCGCGATCAGCCATGGGGCGAATTTTCACAAACCACTGGGTGGAAAGTAGGGGTTCTACGGGAACTTTACCCCGTTCACTGTAGGGAACCGTATGTTTATAGTCTTCTACCTTGACGAGAACACCATCCGCTTCTAAACGTGCAACCACATTTTTCCGTGCAACAAACCTATCTTGTCCCTGAAACTCTCCGGCGTTTTCGTTGAGACTGCCATCCTTATTCATAATGTTGATAAAGGGTAGGTTGTGGCGTTTACCCATTTCAAAATCATTGGGGTCGTGGGCTGGAGTAACTTTTACACATCCAGTACCGAAGGTGGGGTCAACCAACTCATCACCAATAATGGGAATTTCCCGTCCCATGATGGGCAGGGTGAGGGTTTTGCCAATTAAATGTTGGTATCTCTCATCACTGGGATTAACTGCCACTCCTGTGTCACCTAGCATGGTTTCTGGTCGTGTGGTGGCAACTTCTACATAGCCAGAACCATCGGTGAGGGGGTAACGGAAATGCCAGAGATTACCGTTGACTTCCTGTTGGTCTACTTCCAAGTCAGAGACGGCTGATTGTGATTCTGGACACCAGTTGACTAAATAATTACCACGATAAATTAATCCTTCCTCGTAGAGGCGGAAAAAAGCTTCGATTACAGCTTGGGAAAGACCTTCGTCCATGGTAAATCTTTCCCGCGACCAATCGACTGATACCCCTAAGCGTCGCAGTTGATTGACAATTGTGCCCTTAGATTCTGCTTTCCATTGCCAAGCGCGTTCTAAGAATTGTTCTCGTCCCACATCATAACGAGTTTTACCTTCAGCTTTGAGTTGCTTTTCCAGAATTGTTTGAACTGCAATACTCGCGTGATCAGTTCCTGGGAGGTATAGGGTATTTTCCCCTTTCATCCGGTGGTAGCGCACCATGGTATCGATCAGGGAGTTGTCGAAAGCGTGTCCCATGTGCAGAGTCCCGGTGACGTTTGGGGGTGGGATGACTATGCAGTAAGGCTTTCCGCCTTTTTTGGGGTCGGCTTTGTAGGTTTGGTGAGATTCCCAAAACTGTTGCCACTTAGCTTCAGTGGTAAATGGATCGTAAAGACTGGGGAGATTGGTAATTGTTGCCGTCATCTGGGAAGTATCGGTATGGAAAGACTCTATAAATTTTGCCACAGGGTGGGAAGGTTGGAATGAGTAAGGAGTAATGAGTGGGGAGTAAGGAGTAATGAGGGGGGAGATTAACTTAGAGGTGAAAGTTTCTTGGGTGGATGACAAACATTTATCAGAATATTCAGGATAGCGATCGCCGCTTCGGCGGAGCGTAGCTCTATCGCCCTTTGGGCGGAGCGTAGCTCTATCGTCGCTTCGGCGGAGCGTAGCTCTATCGCCACTTTACAGTTTCCCTTCCACAGTCATATCTTACTCATGACTCTACAGACTCATCATCAATTACTGGGATATTGAAGACACAGAGCTACTTTTTCCCATCAGTTAAAATACTTAAAAACTCAGAGAAACAAGTATCAGTATGATGTCACCGATTTCCTGGAAAAGCCTCATCACCTTCGGTTTTACCCTATGTACCTCGATTATTCCTATAGTTGCAGTCACCCCTAGCGCCCCAGGAAATACACCAAAACCCAAGCAACTGAAATTAACTTTATCCGGACACACTGAGCCTGTACGTGTATTAACTCTGTCTCCAGATGGTCAAATGCTGGCGAGTGGTAGTGATGATAAAACCATCAAGCTCTGGAATCCGACTACGGGTGTATTACTTCGTACCTTAACAGGACATGGCGATCGCATTAAATCAATAGTTATAACTCCCGATGGTCAGACAGTAATTAGCAGTAGCTTTGATAACACTATCAAATTTTGGAATACGCAAACAGGTAAGGAAACTCGCACAATTACCGAAAAAACTGGGGTAAGAGCCATGTTATTAACCCCGGATGGAAAAACCTTAATTAGTGGTAGTAGTGATAAAAGTATCAAGTTTCGCAACCTCAAAACTCGCAAAATTGACCGCATACTCAAAGCAGAAACTACTGCACTTTCCATCAGTAGCGATGGTAAAACTCTATTTAGTGGGGGTGATAATGGTGGAAAAATTCGCATCTGGAATCTGGTAACGGGTAAACAAGTACGAAGTTTTACCCCACCACTACCAAAAAAAGAAGAGAGATTTAGCGGTTCTGAGCAAGCATCACCACCTATAACTATTGCTGTGAGTAACGATGGTAAAATGCTCCTCAGTGGCGGATATGATGACAGTTTTCAATCTGCTGGAGTTAGAAGCACGGATGGTAAAAGTTTTAAAGCTTGGGATTTAAAAACAGGTAAACTAGTTCACAATCTTTCCCTGGGTACAAGTATTGATACTTTAGTTATTACTCCTGATAACAAGACATTTATCACTGGTGGTTTAAATAGAAATATTCTTTTGCGGGATATGAAGAAGCTAAAAATAACCAGCGAACTGATAGGACATGGAGGTGGAATTTATGGACTCGCGTTAAGTCGTGATGGGAAGACTTTATATAGTGGAAGCGGTGATAAATCGGTGAAAGTTTGGCAGATACAACCCTAGGAGATAAATTTTCTGATTATTACCTAGCATGATTACAAACCAATCGATACAAAACCTGCCCAATCTTGAGGATTTGGGTACTTTTTCATGGTTTCTAACATTGCTTGGCGTAATGCCTTTGATTTATCCGGTTTTTTACTTAAATTCTCGTAAAATTTAGTCATTAAAAATGCCGTTCCTCTATCATTTGCTTCCCAAACAGAACCGATAAAACTATATGCTCCAGCCACAAAAAAAGCACGGGAAAGTCCAATTACCCCATCACTGGTGATTGTTCCCAAGGCTGTTTTTCCAGAGCTTAAAACCACTAAATCGGCTTGGAGATGCAATTTTTGGATTTCTTCGGCAGATAGCCAACCATCATCTTGATTTGATGCAGCAAGGGCAATAACATCGGCGTTATTCAGCTGCACAACATGGGTAGCTAAATGTATAATTTTAGCTTGAGGCATTTTCTGCACAATCACAGTTTCGGTTGCTGCTTTGCCCAAAATTGCTTGAGTTTTAAATATTTTGGCAATATTTTTGGCTTCCTCCTCTGTACCCGGTAGTGGTGATAATTCCGCAGGTTTTTCTCCTGGTTTGGGAGATAATGCAGCTGTAGCGGGATTTCCCACGATTAATAATTCATCACCTTTAATATTTTGTTTGAGCAAAGATGTTGATAATTTACGTTTAATTTGGCGTTGATAGAGTAAATCTAATATCTGAATTGATGGAGCAGTGGAAATTGTGTGCTTCTCGATTAAATATTTTCCCTGATTATCTCGCAATCCGGCAAAGGCAACCAGAAATAAATCACCTTGAGGAATAAAAATAACTCGTTCTTCTGGATTTTTTGGTAAGAGCTTGGCAATGGGTTCAATTAAAATTTGGTGTAATTCTTGTAATGTATTGTCTGATTTTGGTGTTTCTACAGATATTCCTTTGGTTTTTGCCGACTTTAATCCTGAATCTTGTTTATATAAACAATTTATATGTTGATTAATTAAATTAGCAAAGGAAAACCGTTCTTTGCATCTTCTTGACTGTAAATTTATTTGCCGCATAGCTATATCACCATTCGGTTTAATTACCCAGGTGATTAATTCTGATTCTTGATTGCGCTTTTTACCATTGATTATCACCTTATTATAGATAATTGTATATTGAACAATCGTGGCATTATGTAATTTAGCAATGTGCTTAATTCTCTCAACATTGGGAGAAGAATTGCTAGAATAATGAGCAGGAGATTGTATTTCTAACTGTGTAGAAAAATCTCTCAAATCAACATTTTGACCAATTTGAGAAACTTCTAAAGCTGTTTCTATCTGATTTTGCTCGATTAGATTTTTGATAAGCTGTTGATGTTGGGTTTTCCAAGGAGATTCCGGACAATCAACAGGAGTGATAGAGCTACGCTCCGCCCAAAGGGCGATCGCGCACTGATTTGAGGAGGAATCATTTTCTATATTCCCAGAATAGGCAAGACTATTACTAGAAGTATTTATATTATTTATTGTCTGTATATCTAGGGCAATGGCAATACCAGGGATTAAAAAGCTGCATGTGAGCAGAAATAGAAAAAATGTATTATATTTGGATAAATGATTTCGTATTTTCTTGCTTGGTTTATACATATTTATGAAAGATTCTCTTGAGGATGAAGATAGCGACAAATATTATCCAGAGATAGCAACTGAGAAAAATCATATTTCACCGCAGATTACTATCTCAGAATCTATTTTTTAGGCATTACGTATCTGGCTAATTATCTCCAATGTTCTTTGAGCCATTTTTGCACTGCCTTCTTTTTCAAACATATTTGCGGCTATTTGTAAGTCCGCGATCGCGGCATTTTTACCTCCCAAAGCATGGTTAGTTAATCCTCTAAAGAAATAAGCAAAGGAAATATTAGTGTCAAGTTGAATAGTTTTATCTAAATCTGTTTTCGCTGCTTGATAGTTTCTTAACTCATAGTAACTTGCACCTCTCCCCATATAAGCATATGCATTATTTGGTTCTAGCTGAATAACTTCATTAAAAATCGCAATCGCACCACGATAGTTTTTAGATTCAAAAAATAAATCATAGGCTTGCTTTAATTTAGCTTTGGCATCTTGATTATTATTGATTGATTCCTGGGGAATTACTTGAGATTTTGAGGGAGTTTGATTTTGTGCTAGTCGCATTTCTGCTTGTGCATGAGGTATGCATACTGTGAAGCCAAATAAAATAATTACGGACGCTAAACCTTGTAAAGATTTCATGATACTTTCTCCAATATAATGATGGTAATTTGACGAATTTGAGAGTAAAAGATAAGCTCCTCACTCAGCAAGTTATCGCTATTTATCTATATTTCTCAGTCACAGAGGGGTATGCAGTTTTGCAAATCATTTAATTTTGTTTCCCCTTGCTAGAATTTCATATCTCTGGGTGCTGTAGGGGGTATGCAAAAATTTTGCTGTCTCAAGCAAAAACACAAATAAAAAAACGTAGCAGTGCTACGTCTCTGGTATTTATTTCCTATTTCCTATTCTCTATTCCCTTCTATTTACATAACTGATTTGGTAAATCTTTGATTATCTGGGACAATTGTGATGATGGTTGAGGAACGGAATATGCTTGCTGTAATGCATCAGACCATAATCCTTTATCAGCGAAATATTTAGCTTTTGCTTGGGCGATCGCCTCCGTATTTGCGCCTCGATTTTTATGTAATTTTTCCAACAATTTCAATTCAGTGGTAATTTGATTGCGTTGGGATGCTTCCATAACTTTAAAAGGTACAAACATTGCTGGGGAATTACTTTCTTGATTGAAAAAGATTAACCATCTGTAAGTTTGACCAGGTTTTAATGGTTCCCCTTGATATTTGATATGTTGTTTTCCGGCGACAATTTGCGTTTTGAGCAACCTATTATTACTTTTTTGACCATCTATTAGTTCTACAGCTATTTTTTTGATTTCTGTTCTCCCCAATTGAGAAGCTTTGCTATTTTGCCAGATAAATAAGGGTTGATTATGCCAAATAATTCGTGTTTGAGTTGGGACATCAGGGGAAATTAGACAAACTGATTGTCCAGGACGGGAACCACCTTTACGAGGTTTTATCGGGGGTTCTGGGTCACGTGCAGGTTTAAAAATTTTATGCCAAAAATCAACCTGGGGAGAAATTTTTTGTGAATAAACAGGTTGAGGAATGAATGCAAATAAACTAACGAAAGCTGTAACTGATAATGTTGAGCTACCTAACTTTAAAATAATATTATTCTTGTGCATAAATTCAGCCTCTTTTATCAGTTATGTTGCGTTTAAGTAGGTCGGTGTGAAAATTTCAATGTATGTCATTGCGAATGAAACGTTCGCGTAGCGTGTCGCTTTGCGACTCAGTGAAATGAAGCAACCGCAACGGTTTTGTCAATTTTACATTCTGTTACATAGTTGGGTTTATTTTCATCGACTTACTTACTCAGCAGACTTGTAAACGTTAGAATTTATCTTTCCAAATAACAGGTAAAATGTAAAACCAAAAAGTTGCTGTTGGCAACAACCAAGGCAAAAGAATTGCGATGGATGAGATGTAAAGTTGTAAGCTAATAATTGTATAAGCTGTCGAACCCACACTTAATAGAATCACTTGTTTTAACTTTTGTTCCGGATGATTACTGAGATAATCGGATATAAATTTACCCAGTAATATAGCGAGAGCGATCGCCCAGATATCGGGAATCGGTAAAACCATGCGATTATGGAGGTAGTGATGGGTCATATAAGCGTGAACTTCCCCACCCGTAAGTACCCCACGAGTATTATCCGGGTTCTCTTGATTTCGCCAATAAGCCATCCCAGCAGGTAAATCAAAATTATCTTCGTTATTTTGTCCGGTTCCTGCTTCTTCGTAACCTCCCGGTGCAACTATGACGATTTGCTGCTGTAATTTCTGGGAAGAATCGAGTAATTTCCACGCAGGGATAGTTTCATACACCTGACGCGGAGGTATAGAAAAGTCTATAATCGGATGTAACCAGGTTTGCCGAAAGTTGTAGCTGAAAGCTGTTAAGGGTTGTAGTTGTGTGCGTGCTGATGTTAAAACTTCGCCTTTATTACTAGTATAAGTATTAACTTGCTCCCATAAATCTTGTTTGCTAGTTAACTGTGGTTTCGGCGAATCTGCAAGATGTTGCAAGCGTTCAGAAACAGCTAATAGATAAGCAAAAGCTCTAGGCTTAGGGTTCAATTTATTACTAGGTAATAGTTGCATATACCACCCAGGTAAAACTTCGATTTCTCCCCCCAAACTCCAGTTATGGTTAGCGATGCGGGGATGTGTTTTTAACCATTTCCCTTGAGAATCGCGGGTTGTCGCAAATACAAAGCGTGTCGGTTGTGGTGTAGAGCGGATACCAGTTTGCAGTGATTGGGAAAGTGCGCGATCGCCTTTTAGGCGGAGCATAGCTCTATCGCCCCGTGGGCGGAGTGTAGCGCGATCGCCTTGTGGACGGAGTGTAGCTCTATCGTCGTTAGGGGAATCTTTCTGAGTATCACCTTCTATATCTGGTCTATCTAATAAGTAATCAATGCCAATAACAGGCGCTTTTAATTCCACCAGTTTATCAATAATTTGCGCCATGTATTCTCGATTTATTGGTCGCGGATTTAAAATATTTGCTTTCTGAATAGATTCGTTATCAATTTGCACCAAAAGTACAGGAGGGTTTATATTTACTGATTCTGTAACTTGATTTGTGATATTTCTATACATTGCCTGTAGTAAAACCCGCTTTTCTAGCAACCAAGTTTGAACAGGAATTTGCACACTAATAAATGCTAAAATAGAAATAATCCCTGCTTCTAAAGGTGTAGGTTTCAGTCGTTTAATATATTGTCTAAATCCAAAGGGTTGCAGGCAAAATAAAGGTGCTGAAGGATGGCGAAATAGGGAAGGAATTAAATAAGCACTGGGATAAGTAAGATTTTTTTCAAGTTTCAGATAATCGCAAGCTGTCAATAATGCTTGATGAACATCCTGATATTTAGCTATATTATTTAAAAATTGGATAAAAATTTCCTCAGCCACACGATTATGTATTGGTTCACGCATAATTGCGACTTGATTTAAACCCAGTTCAATTAATTTATTGGCAATACTCAAGCCATCACAGGAATTAAAGAGAGCAAATTGTAATCCCTGCTGAATTGCCTTGATTAATGGCTGTTCAATTTCACTCAAATTAATATTGGCATTCGGTGCAATTGATATTTGCCCCCCAGTTAAATCTGTTTCTCGACTATGACCAGCAAAATATAAAATATCCCATCCCTGCTGACTTTTTAACTTCTCAACAATTTCATATTTAAAATCTTGAATATCTTTACCTTCTTGCCAAGAAATTAAATCTAACTTAATTTTTTTTTGCAATGACGAAATTGCTTGTTTCTCTTTCGCAAAATTCAAGCCACTGTCATCACCAAAAATAGCTAAAACTCTGATTTTTTCAAATTTTCGCTTAACTTGTTGAATAGTTTGCTGGATATTCAATGGTTGACGAACAATACGCAGCTTTGTTTGCAAAAATTGCGTACTAATCTCCCAAGCTTCCCAGGGTAAACGTGTTAATTCGAGAGTATTACAACTAATAAATATATCTATATATGTATCTTTGTTGTTATTTGCAGTTAAGATTGAACGGATATCATATAATTCCTTGCTACGTAACCATTGATGAAACTCATATAAAAGTTTTGCCTCTCCTTGAACCAATTCCCCTTGCCAATCAACAGGGGGAGGTGCAATCACACCAATATTAATTACCTTTCCCCGCAATTCTTGACTGTAGAAATTATGGTAAATACGCTGCCATGTTTCATAGTCAGCAATAATATTTTCCGGATAGGGAAGTTCCGCAGTAATTTGTTGATTCTGATTCCATGAAAGTTGAAATAAACATTTGCTTTCAACCTTTTGTACTTGCAGATAAAATTTAACCATAATTAAACTATTTTATGATTATTTTAGAAAATCTTTGGAAAGGGGATTTAGTTCCCTCCTTTTTAACATCACTCTCCCGTTAGCAAAGCTCTCCCGTTAGCAAAGCTCTCCCGAAGGGAGCAGGGAGTAGGGAGCAGGAAGCATGACTTCAACTCCCTTGTCTCATATCAAATGCAAAGGGTGGCAAAGTTACCTCAACCCCATCAGCTACACTAACAGTAGCAATAAATTTCTCATCCCAATTCCCAGCGACAGCAGCAAACAAGTAAGAATTAACCTGTTGGGGATTTACTCGCTGTTCTGTCAAGATTCCTGTTTTATCACTCACACGGAACTGTAAATTATGTGGCAAAGTATTAGGTGCAGGAGCGCCCAAAATTAATAATAAGCTCCACAAATTTGGGTCATTTTCTGTTGATGAATTCCACGCGACAGCATATATTCTTAATTGATTTCCTGCTAAATTAAAATTATGATATCCGCATCTACCAATGAGAGGAATTTCTATACCTTGGTTTTGTAATTGGGATTTAATTACAGCGAATTCTGCTGCTGGACTTCGGAATTCCCTGGCAGGTGTTAAACTCAGTAACTCCCAAGATAAAGCTTCTCCAATCTCATCTAATTCATTCCATAACCACCTTCCTAAATTGATTGCAGGTTGGGTAATTAATCTTATGCAATCAAGGAGATAGGTTTGCAACGATGCTAAATTTGTTGTTTGTAAATTATTTGTCTGTAATTTATATATCCAGTCAAGTAAATCAGGGGAAGTGACAACCGCAATTCCTTGCTCCCAACTTAAAACTTGCCATAGTTCTGTTTCTGGTGATTGTAATTGAGGTAATAATCTCCCTAATTCATTTTCAATGGCGGCTAATTGTTGCTGACGATTTGCTGATGCTATCGGTAAGGGAATTGCTTCTGGTTCTAGCACTCGTAAATATAGTAATAAATTATTAGGGTCTTTTTCAAACCAATCTAAAGGTATGAGATATGTCCAATCTGCTTGAATCTTTATCTGTGATGATGTCAAATTCTCCCTGAATTGTTGATAACTGATAACTCCTCGCACAATTCCACATTCTTCTTCTTCCAAAACTTCTACTAAGACATAAAAGTGGGGAACAAATTCCGGCAAATCAACGACTATTCTAGAGAGAGGAACTTGCTCATCAAATATACTATCAAGGGTAATTAAACAAATGTTAAATTCACCGACTTTTAAATTAGCTACTACTGGTAAGATATTTGCCAATTCAGGTTTAGCAATTGTTGATTCTTGCCAACTGACTGTGAGATGAGCGTCTCGTTCTTCTAGCCAAGTTTTTAAAGTAAATAACGCCAATCCATTCAAATAAGTTTGCCATTGACGAGATTCATCGGGAATTTGACGACTTAATTCTACCGCTTGAAGAATTGCTTCCGATTCAATATTCAAAGATGTAGTGGATAAACGTTCAAATTCCATGGACATTGCTACATTTGTCATGATTATTTGATTCCATCATTATGGATAATTATTTTGAGCTAGAGAATAAAACCAATCACTAATTAAATCTCGTCTATTTTGAAAAAATTGTACCTTCAGATATTGCTTTCGTAAGTGGCAATGACAAAAACTTTTCATGATGGACAAGGTTTAAGTCATAATCATCAATATTATTCTAAAACAAATATCTAACTCTTACCTATTGCCTAATTTCTGGCAAAGTCTTTGAGAAAAATAACTCATATCAGCATTATTTTGGATGCTGGCAGCTTCTACTTCTGCTTCAGAAATAATACGGTTAATTTGTTCATCAAGTAATTCTGTAATTTGTGATTCTAATTTTTTCAGTTTGGTGGGAGTTGAAAATTTTTGTGCTAGTTCAATTACCTGTGCTTGTAATTTTACTAAAATTTCCTGACGAACATCAGCACGAAACTCCTTAAGTTTTAATAAACGAGCCACAGCATCCTGTGCGCGTAAACCCAACTGCTGGGCAATTTTACCCATCGATAATCTTTGACAGTGAAACAATTGTAATCCTATCAAGAACTGCTTAGCCTTATTTATATCTTTTTTTTGCAGCTTTTTCATACGTAAGTCCACAACAGTATTTAAGGCATTATCTAGACAATTTAAAAATTGATT
The Calothrix sp. 336/3 DNA segment above includes these coding regions:
- a CDS encoding WD40 repeat domain-containing protein translates to MMSPISWKSLITFGFTLCTSIIPIVAVTPSAPGNTPKPKQLKLTLSGHTEPVRVLTLSPDGQMLASGSDDKTIKLWNPTTGVLLRTLTGHGDRIKSIVITPDGQTVISSSFDNTIKFWNTQTGKETRTITEKTGVRAMLLTPDGKTLISGSSDKSIKFRNLKTRKIDRILKAETTALSISSDGKTLFSGGDNGGKIRIWNLVTGKQVRSFTPPLPKKEERFSGSEQASPPITIAVSNDGKMLLSGGYDDSFQSAGVRSTDGKSFKAWDLKTGKLVHNLSLGTSIDTLVITPDNKTFITGGLNRNILLRDMKKLKITSELIGHGGGIYGLALSRDGKTLYSGSGDKSVKVWQIQP
- a CDS encoding DUF928 domain-containing protein; this encodes MHKNNIILKLGSSTLSVTAFVSLFAFIPQPVYSQKISPQVDFWHKIFKPARDPEPPIKPRKGGSRPGQSVCLISPDVPTQTRIIWHNQPLFIWQNSKASQLGRTEIKKIAVELIDGQKSNNRLLKTQIVAGKQHIKYQGEPLKPGQTYRWLIFFNQESNSPAMFVPFKVMEASQRNQITTELKLLEKLHKNRGANTEAIAQAKAKYFADKGLWSDALQQAYSVPQPSSQLSQIIKDLPNQLCK
- a CDS encoding valine--tRNA ligase produces the protein MTATITNLPSLYDPFTTEAKWQQFWESHQTYKADPKKGGKPYCIVIPPPNVTGTLHMGHAFDNSLIDTMVRYHRMKGENTLYLPGTDHASIAVQTILEKQLKAEGKTRYDVGREQFLERAWQWKAESKGTIVNQLRRLGVSVDWSRERFTMDEGLSQAVIEAFFRLYEEGLIYRGNYLVNWCPESQSAVSDLEVDQQEVNGNLWHFRYPLTDGSGYVEVATTRPETMLGDTGVAVNPSDERYQHLIGKTLTLPIMGREIPIIGDELVDPTFGTGCVKVTPAHDPNDFEMGKRHNLPFINIMNKDGSLNENAGEFQGQDRFVARKNVVARLEADGVLVKVEDYKHTVPYSERGKVPVEPLLSTQWFVKIRPMADRALGFLDGQNSPEFIPQRWTKVYRDWLVKLKDWCISRQLWWGHQIPAWYAISQTNGEITDNTPFVVAHNETEAREKLVAQFGENVQIQQDADVLDTWFSSGLWPFSTLGWPAQTDDLATYYPTSTLVTGFDIIFFWVARMTMMAGHFTEKMPFEKVYIHGLVLDEKGQKQSKSKGNGIDPLLLIDKYGTDALRYTLIKEVAGAGQDIRMDYDRQKNQSSSVEASRNFANKLWNAARFVMMNLDGQTPQQLGTPVPTELCDQWILSRYHQVIQQSTNYMDNYALGETAKGLYEFIWGDFCDWYIELVKSRLQPTADAASRRVAQQILAHILEGILKLLHPFMPHITEEIWHTLTQQGEDSQQSLALQLYPQVDSSLINSAVESQFELLFATIRTIRNLRAEADVKPGAKITIKLQSENAQEREIIAQGASYLQDLAKVETLTIAAPETPKVATVKDKAKVNWKKIGLIILGIYALRLGWAIANTINDIPLLGAFFETVGLGYSGWFVWRSIKYGKKTPVPAPETTTPTVTTQEKVIASVVGTIQVILPLTGVVDIEAFTGKLQKRLSKIEGEIQSLNGRLANAKFVEQAPPEVVQGVRDNLAEAEKQAEILRDRVASLSLSS
- a CDS encoding tetratricopeptide repeat protein, which gives rise to MKSLQGLASVIILFGFTVCIPHAQAEMRLAQNQTPSKSQVIPQESINNNQDAKAKLKQAYDLFFESKNYRGAIAIFNEVIQLEPNNAYAYMGRGASYYELRNYQAAKTDLDKTIQLDTNISFAYFFRGLTNHALGGKNAAIADLQIAANMFEKEGSAKMAQRTLEIISQIRNA
- a CDS encoding CHAT domain-containing protein; translation: MYKPSKKIRNHLSKYNTFFLFLLTCSFLIPGIAIALDIQTINNINTSSNSLAYSGNIENDSSSNQCAIALWAERSSITPVDCPESPWKTQHQQLIKNLIEQNQIETALEVSQIGQNVDLRDFSTQLEIQSPAHYSSNSSPNVERIKHIAKLHNATIVQYTIIYNKVIINGKKRNQESELITWVIKPNGDIAMRQINLQSRRCKERFSFANLINQHINCLYKQDSGLKSAKTKGISVETPKSDNTLQELHQILIEPIAKLLPKNPEERVIFIPQGDLFLVAFAGLRDNQGKYLIEKHTISTAPSIQILDLLYQRQIKRKLSTSLLKQNIKGDELLIVGNPATAALSPKPGEKPAELSPLPGTEEEAKNIAKIFKTQAILGKAATETVIVQKMPQAKIIHLATHVVQLNNADVIALAASNQDDGWLSAEEIQKLHLQADLVVLSSGKTALGTITSDGVIGLSRAFFVAGAYSFIGSVWEANDRGTAFLMTKFYENLSKKPDKSKALRQAMLETMKKYPNPQDWAGFVSIGL